The following are from one region of the Salvelinus alpinus chromosome 16, SLU_Salpinus.1, whole genome shotgun sequence genome:
- the LOC139540923 gene encoding cystinosin-like isoform X2, which produces MTDNNFLLFLFITLCTVITCDGSVSLSAPATVNLEEKGSVNITITPSTPQNVSTLIIFNFTDSSANVSSILQLPQQVELLANATSSTFEVHAEHVGQVTAYLYSNNTGIASHKTRIRFLVIRSNIVDIINQVIGWIYFLAWSISFYPQVYENWRRKSVVGLNFDFLALNLTGFIAYSVFNVGLFWVPYMKEEFLKINPNGVNPVDANDVFFSLHAVVLTLVYVFQCAIYERGGQKVSKIAIGLLVIGWTFALVTLFVAVASKITWLEYLYYFSYIKLGVTLVKYIPQVYMNYKRQSTEGWSIGNVLLDFTGGSFSLVQMFLQSYNNDEWKLIFGDPTKAGLGLFSIFFDVVFIIQHYCLYRHKRHYEFVRDQE; this is translated from the exons ATGACAGATAACAACTTTCTGTTATTCTTGTTCATAACACTCTGTACGGTCATTACATGTG ATGGGAGTGTATCCCTATCTGCTCCAGCCACTGTAAATCTGGAGGAGAAAGGTTCAGTTAATATCACCATAACGCCTAG CACTCCTCAGAATGTCTCAACACTCATTATTTTTAACTTCACCGACTCCTCTGCAAATGTTAGCTCAATACTTCAACTGCCTCAACAG GTAGAGTTGCTTGCAAACGCCACATCAAGCACTTTTGAGGTTCATGCAGAACATGTGGGTCAGGTGACAGCCTATTTATACAGCAACAACACTGGCATTGCAAG CCATAAGACCCGAATCCGTTTCTTGGTCATTAGAAGCAACATTGTTGATATCATTAACCAAGTAATTGGTTGGATTTACTTCCTAGCATGGTCTATATCATTCTACCCTCAAGTATATGAGAACTGGAGAAGAAAAAG TGTGGTGGGGCTGAACTTTGATTTTCTGGCACTCAACTTGACAGGATTCATTGCCTACAGTGTCTTCAATGTAGGCCTCTTCTGGGTTCCGTACATGAAG GAAGAGTTTTTGAAGATAAATCCAAATGGTGTAAACCCAGTGGATGCCAACGATGTGTTCTTCAGTCTCCATGCAGTTGTGCTGACTCTTGTATATGTCTTTCAGTGTGCCATCTATGAA AGAGGAGGGCAGAAGGTGTCCAAGATTGCTATTGGCCTTCTGGTGATTGGTTGGACGTTTGCCCTGGTCACCCTCTTTGTTGCTGTGGCCAGTAAGATCACCTGGCTGGAATATCTCTACTATTTCTCTTACATCAAGCTAGGTGTCACCCTCGTCAAATACATCCCACAG GTCTACATGAACTACAAAAGACAAAGCACAGAGGGGTGGAGCATTGGCAATGTGTTGCTGGACTTCACAGGAGGCAGCTTCAGTCTCGTTCAGATGTTCCTTCAGTCGTATAACAACG ATGAATGGAAGCTCATCTTTGGGGACCCCACAAAGGCAGGACTTGGCTTGTTCTCCATATTCTTTGATGTGGTGTTCATCATTCAGCATTACTGTCTGTACAGACATAAACGACATTATGAGTTTGTGCGTGACCAGGAATAG
- the LOC139540923 gene encoding cystinosin-like isoform X1 encodes MNYGSSECVFVSSSVNVQSHCRSTHTESVVKKEHDKPNSANNISTSRMTTLSLEMTDNNFLLFLFITLCTVITCDGSVSLSAPATVNLEEKGSVNITITPSTPQNVSTLIIFNFTDSSANVSSILQLPQQVELLANATSSTFEVHAEHVGQVTAYLYSNNTGIASHKTRIRFLVIRSNIVDIINQVIGWIYFLAWSISFYPQVYENWRRKSVVGLNFDFLALNLTGFIAYSVFNVGLFWVPYMKEEFLKINPNGVNPVDANDVFFSLHAVVLTLVYVFQCAIYERGGQKVSKIAIGLLVIGWTFALVTLFVAVASKITWLEYLYYFSYIKLGVTLVKYIPQVYMNYKRQSTEGWSIGNVLLDFTGGSFSLVQMFLQSYNNDEWKLIFGDPTKAGLGLFSIFFDVVFIIQHYCLYRHKRHYEFVRDQE; translated from the exons ATGAATTATGGCAGCAgcgagtgtgtgtttgtcagtagCAGTGTGAATGTGCAGAGTCATTGtaggtccacccacacagagagtgtggtgaagaaggagcatGACAAACCCAACTCTGCAAACAATATCTCCACTTCAAGAATGACAACG CTATCCCTCGAGATGACAGATAACAACTTTCTGTTATTCTTGTTCATAACACTCTGTACGGTCATTACATGTG ATGGGAGTGTATCCCTATCTGCTCCAGCCACTGTAAATCTGGAGGAGAAAGGTTCAGTTAATATCACCATAACGCCTAG CACTCCTCAGAATGTCTCAACACTCATTATTTTTAACTTCACCGACTCCTCTGCAAATGTTAGCTCAATACTTCAACTGCCTCAACAG GTAGAGTTGCTTGCAAACGCCACATCAAGCACTTTTGAGGTTCATGCAGAACATGTGGGTCAGGTGACAGCCTATTTATACAGCAACAACACTGGCATTGCAAG CCATAAGACCCGAATCCGTTTCTTGGTCATTAGAAGCAACATTGTTGATATCATTAACCAAGTAATTGGTTGGATTTACTTCCTAGCATGGTCTATATCATTCTACCCTCAAGTATATGAGAACTGGAGAAGAAAAAG TGTGGTGGGGCTGAACTTTGATTTTCTGGCACTCAACTTGACAGGATTCATTGCCTACAGTGTCTTCAATGTAGGCCTCTTCTGGGTTCCGTACATGAAG GAAGAGTTTTTGAAGATAAATCCAAATGGTGTAAACCCAGTGGATGCCAACGATGTGTTCTTCAGTCTCCATGCAGTTGTGCTGACTCTTGTATATGTCTTTCAGTGTGCCATCTATGAA AGAGGAGGGCAGAAGGTGTCCAAGATTGCTATTGGCCTTCTGGTGATTGGTTGGACGTTTGCCCTGGTCACCCTCTTTGTTGCTGTGGCCAGTAAGATCACCTGGCTGGAATATCTCTACTATTTCTCTTACATCAAGCTAGGTGTCACCCTCGTCAAATACATCCCACAG GTCTACATGAACTACAAAAGACAAAGCACAGAGGGGTGGAGCATTGGCAATGTGTTGCTGGACTTCACAGGAGGCAGCTTCAGTCTCGTTCAGATGTTCCTTCAGTCGTATAACAACG ATGAATGGAAGCTCATCTTTGGGGACCCCACAAAGGCAGGACTTGGCTTGTTCTCCATATTCTTTGATGTGGTGTTCATCATTCAGCATTACTGTCTGTACAGACATAAACGACATTATGAGTTTGTGCGTGACCAGGAATAG